One genomic window of Meiothermus sp. CFH 77666 includes the following:
- the trxA gene encoding thioredoxin produces MAKPIEVNDANFDEILKQNQFVLVDFWAEWCGPCRMVAPVMEDLAKEYEGRLKVAKLDVDSNPQTAMKFRVMSIPTIILFKNGQPVEVMVGAAPKNSFVARLNKHLPVSA; encoded by the coding sequence ATGGCAAAACCCATCGAAGTGAACGATGCCAACTTTGACGAAATCCTGAAGCAGAATCAGTTTGTGCTGGTGGATTTCTGGGCCGAGTGGTGTGGCCCTTGCCGTATGGTGGCCCCGGTCATGGAAGACCTGGCCAAAGAGTACGAAGGCAGATTGAAAGTGGCCAAGCTGGATGTGGACTCCAACCCCCAGACCGCCATGAAGTTTCGGGTGATGAGCATTCCCACCATCATTCTGTTCAAGAATGGTCAGCCGGTGGAGGTTATGGTGGGAGCGGCCCCCAAGAATAGCTTTGTGGCCCGCCTGAACAAGCACCTGCCGGTCAGTGCCTAA
- a CDS encoding DUF309 domain-containing protein has translation MREIDLLRTPEYLEALNLWNQGLFWEVHEALEPLWIRLAGPDRALTHGIILLAAALHKAKSSSTGGWRNFDKALKHLDGIPANYQGIRVKALVEEVRLALERELQSLPDFPLL, from the coding sequence GTGCGGGAAATTGATTTGCTACGTACCCCGGAGTACCTCGAGGCCTTGAACCTGTGGAACCAGGGTTTATTCTGGGAGGTTCATGAGGCTCTAGAGCCTCTGTGGATACGACTCGCGGGCCCAGACCGGGCACTGACTCACGGCATCATCTTGCTGGCTGCCGCTTTGCACAAGGCCAAGAGCAGCTCCACAGGCGGCTGGCGTAACTTCGATAAGGCCCTGAAACACCTGGATGGAATCCCCGCAAACTATCAGGGGATCCGGGTGAAAGCCCTGGTGGAAGAGGTGCGCCTTGCGCTGGAACGTGAGCTGCAAAGCCTGCCTGACTTTCCGTTGCTATGA